A window of the Butyricimonas faecalis genome harbors these coding sequences:
- a CDS encoding PKD-like family lipoprotein encodes MKIKFIILLFTMVGYFTSCYDDKSNTSIKTINPLVIDMGGAPTSMSAFLLDTLEIKPVVYKIGSDDADLSYKWEISGNDILPFVMDSTMTLKAVVSVAPNSNPYKIILTVTDNRTRLQNYEQFYLSVYSNLGKGLVVADTRDGINTDLNLIMSQNFTESFTQKFDEKDNIILKNVYSTTNGGNAISGLVTYMMTSVHDSYKRTLTVITDHSVRRMDPYDYVLEKTNNDIFYIPIPEDRFKPMCLMYDNSALYEVMIVDHDVYARRIRYGNENYSANLESSDNSEYHATMGCSIMEGYNYTSLYVYDELNGRFLKCPYTYDELQVVTQQTGGPFDLNNVGRMNALFMAEGNANAIFTVFETKDAQKRYLYTFTGGSLFDPTCKALGMYDLTSFPDMMDAVDFECSPLEEVLYYATDKKVYALLLPGSDPQAFERYSVEDPNEKITSITLWRKGWQGKLKFKDSSSDEGYYTDWAMNRMMVIAIYNESTKEGKLVCVPITNIGSGILEKDKDYHQEYKGFGRILCITPQTV; translated from the coding sequence ATGAAAATAAAGTTTATTATATTATTGTTTACGATGGTTGGTTATTTTACGTCTTGTTATGATGATAAATCCAACACTTCGATAAAAACCATTAATCCTTTGGTGATAGATATGGGAGGGGCACCGACTTCAATGTCGGCCTTCTTGCTGGATACCTTGGAAATTAAGCCGGTTGTATATAAAATCGGGTCTGATGATGCGGATTTAAGTTATAAGTGGGAAATTTCGGGAAACGATATTTTGCCTTTTGTTATGGATTCCACGATGACCTTGAAAGCCGTCGTGTCCGTGGCTCCGAATTCCAATCCATATAAAATTATACTTACTGTCACGGATAATCGAACTCGTTTACAGAATTACGAACAATTCTATCTTTCCGTGTATAGCAATCTAGGGAAGGGATTGGTCGTGGCTGACACGCGGGATGGAATTAACACAGATTTGAATCTTATTATGTCACAAAACTTCACGGAAAGTTTCACGCAAAAATTTGACGAAAAAGATAACATTATTTTGAAAAACGTCTATTCCACCACCAATGGAGGAAATGCTATTTCTGGTTTGGTTACCTATATGATGACTTCCGTGCATGATTCATATAAACGTACGTTGACCGTGATAACCGATCATTCGGTACGTCGTATGGATCCTTATGATTACGTGTTGGAAAAGACAAATAATGATATATTTTACATCCCGATTCCCGAAGATCGTTTTAAGCCAATGTGTTTGATGTATGATAATAGTGCGCTTTATGAAGTGATGATTGTTGATCACGATGTTTATGCTCGTCGGATTCGTTATGGAAACGAGAATTATTCGGCTAATCTAGAATCTTCTGATAATTCCGAATATCATGCTACCATGGGATGTAGTATCATGGAAGGATATAACTACACGTCGCTTTATGTGTATGACGAGTTGAACGGTCGTTTCTTGAAATGTCCGTACACGTATGATGAATTACAAGTCGTTACGCAACAAACCGGGGGACCTTTTGATTTAAATAACGTGGGTAGGATGAATGCTTTGTTTATGGCAGAAGGAAACGCGAATGCTATTTTCACGGTATTTGAGACAAAGGATGCCCAAAAACGTTATCTGTATACTTTTACCGGAGGATCTCTTTTTGATCCGACATGTAAGGCATTGGGCATGTATGATTTAACTTCATTTCCGGATATGATGGATGCAGTCGATTTTGAATGTTCTCCTTTGGAAGAAGTGCTTTATTACGCTACGGATAAAAAAGTGTATGCTTTACTTTTGCCGGGAAGTGATCCCCAGGCTTTCGAAAGGTATTCGGTAGAAGATCCCAACGAAAAAATAACCTCGATTACCCTTTGGCGGAAAGGATGGCAGGGAAAATTGAAATTCAAGGATTCATCAAGCGACGAGGGATATTACACCGATTGGGCGATGAACCGGATGATGGTAATTGCCATTTACAACGAGAGTACGAAAGAAGGTAAGCTTGTTTGTGTCCCGATCACGAATATTGGTAGCGGTATATTGGAGAAAGACAAGGATTATCACCAAGAGTATAAAGGCTTCGGACGGATTCTTTGCATTACTCCTCAGACAGTCTAA
- the cmk gene encoding (d)CMP kinase, whose amino-acid sequence MEKKGLIVAVDGHSSTGKSTVSKILAARLGYTYIDTGAMYRIVTLKAMREGLIKDGNVDDEKLKEVLPTIIFGFKYNEGKKCYESYMNGEYVETAIRGLEVSDNVSLIAALPYVRELLVEKQREMAKEGGVIMDGRDIGSVVFPHAEVKFFMTASPEVRAQRRYKELIEKGEKVTYEEVEANVRKRDYIDEHRETSPLVKTPDAVLIDNGDMTVEEEVEEMLKIIRSRYESRN is encoded by the coding sequence ATGGAAAAGAAAGGTTTGATTGTTGCCGTTGACGGCCATTCTTCTACGGGAAAAAGCACGGTATCTAAAATACTGGCAGCTCGTTTGGGTTACACGTATATCGACACGGGTGCCATGTACCGGATCGTGACGTTGAAAGCGATGCGTGAGGGGCTGATTAAAGACGGGAACGTGGATGATGAGAAATTGAAAGAAGTGCTTCCGACCATTATTTTCGGTTTTAAATATAACGAGGGGAAGAAGTGTTATGAATCTTACATGAATGGCGAGTATGTAGAGACGGCCATTCGCGGGTTGGAGGTTTCTGATAACGTGAGTTTGATTGCCGCGTTGCCTTACGTGCGGGAGTTGCTTGTTGAGAAGCAGCGGGAAATGGCAAAAGAGGGGGGCGTGATCATGGATGGAAGGGATATAGGGAGTGTCGTGTTCCCTCATGCAGAGGTGAAGTTCTTTATGACGGCGAGTCCTGAAGTACGGGCCCAACGGCGCTACAAGGAGTTGATCGAGAAGGGGGAAAAAGTGACTTACGAAGAGGTGGAAGCGAATGTCCGGAAACGGGATTATATCGACGAGCACCGGGAAACAAGCCCTTTGGTGAAGACGCCGGATGCCGTGTTGATTGATAATGGCGATATGACCGTGGAGGAAGAAGTGGAAGAGATGTTAAAGATCATTCGTTCAAGGTATGAAAGTAGAAATTGA
- a CDS encoding 4-hydroxy-3-methylbut-2-enyl diphosphate reductase: protein MKVEIDENSGFCFGVVNAIAKAEEELQHGRLYCIGDIVHNSLEVERLKQLGLSTIDHDEFARLKACRVLFRAHGEPPSSYELAKKNGIEVIDASCPVVLNLQKKIREAYEGVRANGGQIVIYGKRGHAEVNGLVAQTNDEALIIEQEEDLKYIDFSRPVILFSQTTKSLDGFKRVVELVKENARSSVVVNDTICRKVANRIPQLKDFAARHDVILFVSGEKSSNGKQLFEVCREVNPRTYFVQGVKDLRDEMFDEAGSVGISGATSTPRWVMEEIKEGLEAES from the coding sequence ATGAAAGTAGAAATTGACGAGAATTCCGGTTTCTGTTTTGGGGTTGTGAACGCGATTGCCAAGGCGGAGGAAGAGTTGCAACATGGAAGATTATATTGCATAGGAGATATTGTGCATAATAGTTTGGAGGTGGAGCGATTGAAACAACTGGGATTGAGTACGATAGATCATGATGAATTTGCCCGTTTGAAGGCATGCCGGGTGTTGTTCAGGGCTCATGGTGAACCGCCGAGTTCTTATGAATTGGCAAAGAAGAACGGGATTGAGGTGATTGATGCCTCGTGTCCTGTGGTATTGAATTTGCAGAAGAAAATACGAGAGGCGTACGAGGGGGTGAGAGCGAACGGGGGGCAGATCGTGATTTATGGAAAAAGAGGACATGCCGAGGTGAACGGGTTGGTAGCACAGACGAATGATGAGGCACTGATTATCGAGCAAGAGGAAGATTTGAAATATATCGATTTTTCTCGGCCGGTGATATTGTTTTCTCAAACGACTAAAAGTTTGGACGGTTTCAAGCGTGTGGTGGAGTTGGTGAAGGAGAATGCCAGAAGTTCTGTGGTGGTAAACGATACGATTTGTCGTAAGGTGGCCAATAGAATCCCGCAGTTGAAGGATTTTGCAGCACGACACGATGTGATCTTGTTTGTTAGTGGGGAAAAGAGTTCCAACGGTAAGCAGCTTTTCGAAGTTTGTCGAGAAGTGAATCCCCGGACTTATTTCGTGCAGGGGGTGAAAGACCTGCGTGACGAGATGTTTGACGAGGCCGGGAGTGTTGGGATTAGCGGGGCAACTTCAACACCGAGGTGGGTGATGGAAGAGATAAAAGAGGGGTTGGAAGCTGAAAGCTAA
- the pfkA gene encoding 6-phosphofructokinase, translating to MGKIKKIGVLTSGGDAPGMNAAIRAVVRAAIFNGCEAYGIYDGYEGLIAGNIVRMHSHDVSNIIQRGGTILKTARSEEFRTPEGRTKAYEKMQELGIDALVVIGGDGTFSGARLFCQEHNVHVVGIPGTIDNDLYGTDYTIGYDTAVNTVVEAVDKIRDTASAHNRLFFIEVMGRDAGFIALRSAVATGAEAVLVPEIETDLNDLDRYLEHDYKPHKSSGIVIVAEGDKSGGAYTIADRIAKKHPEYDVRVTVLGHIQRGGSPSAFDRVTASTLGVAAVDALLDDQTSIMVGIMNKDIVHVPFNKAIKNSKPLNHNLLDITEVLAI from the coding sequence ATGGGAAAGATTAAAAAAATAGGAGTTTTAACTTCAGGAGGTGATGCTCCGGGTATGAATGCCGCGATTCGGGCAGTTGTGAGAGCCGCTATTTTTAATGGCTGTGAGGCTTATGGTATTTACGATGGATACGAGGGGTTAATAGCAGGAAATATTGTGCGTATGCATTCCCATGACGTAAGTAATATTATTCAACGCGGAGGTACTATCTTGAAGACGGCCCGCAGCGAGGAATTCCGTACACCGGAGGGGCGTACGAAAGCTTACGAGAAGATGCAAGAATTGGGAATTGATGCCTTGGTGGTGATCGGTGGGGATGGAACTTTTTCCGGGGCCCGGTTGTTTTGCCAAGAGCATAACGTGCATGTTGTAGGGATTCCCGGTACGATAGATAATGATCTTTACGGGACGGATTACACGATCGGGTATGATACGGCAGTAAATACGGTGGTAGAGGCCGTGGATAAGATACGGGATACGGCAAGTGCTCATAATCGTTTGTTCTTTATCGAGGTTATGGGACGGGATGCCGGATTTATCGCTTTACGTTCGGCTGTAGCCACGGGGGCCGAAGCTGTTCTGGTTCCGGAGATCGAGACGGATCTGAATGATTTGGATCGTTACTTGGAGCATGATTACAAACCTCATAAGTCGAGTGGTATCGTGATCGTGGCAGAAGGTGATAAATCGGGTGGGGCGTACACGATTGCCGACCGGATTGCCAAAAAGCATCCCGAATATGACGTGCGGGTAACGGTTTTAGGTCATATCCAGAGAGGGGGATCTCCTTCCGCTTTTGACCGTGTGACGGCTAGCACGTTGGGTGTGGCGGCGGTGGATGCTTTGTTGGATGATCAAACCAGTATCATGGTTGGGATTATGAATAAGGATATTGTTCATGTTCCTTTCAACAAGGCTATCAAGAATTCAAAACCGTTGAATCATAATTTGTTGGATATTACGGAAGTTTTGGCTATTTAA
- the priA gene encoding replication restart helicase PriA → MLYADVIIPLGVESFFTYSVPEEYEHSVTVGTLVVVSFVKNKRYTGVVYALHTNPPVGFETKPIERVIEEGFALSASHLKFLLWLSEYYMTPPGEVTRAALPVSMRLESYTSLSLVNGWEEKLADESELSREEREIMGVFRERGEMCMAEVEKLLKRKDVYVAVRALLEKEIIGIKESVDDLFKPKVERWVRWKRKFSSEELDGILDGLKRAKAQYKMLCDWVYYSDEHHVECLPRTEFVQKIGNSVAALKGLCERGVLEVIVREVSRLEVSEEEVGEVHALSEAQEKVLGDILGCYWEKDCVLLQGVTSSGKTEIYIHLIQETLRQGKQVLYLLPEIALTVQIVKRLRRVFGDQVGVYHSGMADSARAEMWRKQNGTNPYPVVLGVRSSVFLPYQRLGLVIVDEEHESSYKQKEPAPRYNGRDAAIMLGKMSGAKILLGSATPSFESYQNALSGKYGFVQLTTRYGEVMMPELLFVDMKEYRRKKMMKGCFTPVLYEEMKRVLENGMQVILFQNRRGYSTYLQCDRCGSILKCKHCDVSMTYYRYRNTLNCHYCGSLRAVPAVCQDCGQGHYVNRTPGTERIEEDVKQYFPEARVARMDLDVISNKAKFRALIDDFESGNLDVLIGTQMVSKGLDFERVKLVGVMDADSLVGFPDFRAEERAYDMLMQVSGRSGRKGERGKVVIQVVDRQNRVYQLVGKEDYHGFYTLLSREREMFNYPPFSRLIQIELRHVDEVVLRNAANELARQMRERLERRVCGPAEPDVSRVRKMYRIQILIKAEQGLSLSKLKIFLKQKCDELAKTPVGKGVRVYFDVDPL, encoded by the coding sequence TTGTTGTACGCAGATGTCATTATCCCTCTGGGAGTGGAGAGTTTTTTTACTTATTCGGTACCGGAAGAATATGAACATTCGGTAACGGTAGGTACGCTCGTGGTCGTTTCATTTGTTAAGAATAAACGTTACACGGGTGTTGTCTACGCGTTGCATACGAATCCGCCTGTCGGGTTTGAAACGAAACCGATAGAACGGGTTATAGAGGAAGGTTTTGCTCTTTCTGCTTCTCATTTGAAATTTCTATTGTGGCTTAGTGAATATTACATGACTCCACCGGGAGAGGTCACGCGTGCCGCATTACCTGTTTCGATGCGTTTGGAGAGTTACACGAGTTTGAGTTTGGTGAATGGTTGGGAAGAAAAACTGGCAGATGAAAGTGAATTAAGCCGGGAAGAGAGAGAAATTATGGGAGTTTTTCGAGAAAGAGGCGAGATGTGTATGGCTGAAGTTGAAAAGCTCTTGAAGAGAAAGGATGTCTATGTTGCTGTTCGAGCTTTGTTGGAAAAAGAAATTATCGGGATTAAAGAGTCGGTAGATGATTTGTTCAAACCGAAAGTTGAACGTTGGGTGAGATGGAAACGAAAGTTTTCGAGTGAAGAGTTGGACGGGATTCTTGATGGTTTGAAACGGGCAAAGGCTCAATACAAGATGTTGTGTGATTGGGTATATTATAGTGACGAGCATCACGTAGAGTGTTTGCCTAGAACGGAGTTTGTTCAGAAAATCGGTAATTCTGTCGCGGCTTTGAAGGGATTGTGTGAACGGGGCGTGTTGGAGGTTATTGTGCGAGAAGTCAGTCGTTTGGAGGTGTCTGAAGAGGAAGTGGGGGAGGTACATGCGTTGTCGGAGGCACAGGAAAAGGTGTTGGGCGATATTCTGGGATGTTACTGGGAAAAAGATTGTGTTTTGTTGCAGGGGGTAACTTCTTCGGGTAAAACGGAAATATATATTCATTTGATACAAGAGACGCTAAGGCAAGGGAAGCAGGTGTTGTATTTGTTGCCGGAAATCGCCTTGACCGTGCAGATCGTGAAGCGATTGCGACGGGTTTTCGGAGATCAAGTCGGTGTCTATCATTCGGGTATGGCCGATAGTGCCCGGGCAGAGATGTGGCGTAAACAGAACGGTACGAATCCTTATCCCGTGGTGTTGGGCGTGCGGTCGTCCGTGTTTTTGCCTTATCAGCGATTGGGATTGGTCATTGTTGACGAGGAGCATGAAAGTTCTTACAAGCAAAAAGAACCGGCACCCCGCTATAACGGTCGCGATGCCGCGATCATGCTCGGCAAGATGAGTGGGGCAAAAATATTGTTGGGGTCTGCAACCCCTTCTTTTGAAAGTTATCAGAATGCATTGAGCGGGAAATATGGTTTCGTGCAACTGACAACCCGCTACGGGGAAGTGATGATGCCGGAGTTGTTGTTCGTGGATATGAAAGAGTATCGTCGTAAAAAGATGATGAAAGGGTGTTTTACTCCGGTTTTATACGAGGAGATGAAACGGGTGTTGGAGAACGGGATGCAGGTGATTTTATTTCAGAATAGACGGGGATATTCGACTTATTTACAATGTGACCGTTGCGGTTCTATCTTGAAATGCAAGCATTGCGATGTGAGTATGACTTATTATCGCTATCGGAATACGCTGAATTGTCATTATTGCGGGAGTTTGCGGGCAGTTCCGGCCGTGTGCCAGGATTGTGGGCAGGGACATTACGTGAATCGTACCCCGGGAACGGAACGGATCGAGGAAGACGTGAAACAGTATTTTCCGGAGGCCCGGGTTGCCCGGATGGACTTGGATGTGATAAGTAATAAGGCAAAGTTCAGGGCTTTGATCGATGATTTTGAGAGTGGAAATTTGGATGTGTTGATCGGCACTCAGATGGTGTCGAAAGGGTTGGATTTTGAGCGGGTGAAGCTTGTCGGGGTGATGGATGCCGATAGTCTGGTCGGTTTTCCCGATTTTCGGGCAGAGGAACGGGCCTATGATATGTTGATGCAGGTGAGCGGGCGTAGTGGGCGTAAGGGAGAACGCGGTAAGGTCGTGATCCAAGTCGTGGATAGGCAGAATCGGGTGTATCAATTGGTGGGGAAGGAGGATTATCATGGGTTTTACACCCTGTTGTCCCGGGAACGGGAGATGTTTAATTATCCGCCTTTTTCCAGGTTAATCCAGATTGAATTGAGGCATGTGGATGAGGTGGTTTTGAGGAATGCGGCAAATGAGCTTGCCCGACAGATGAGGGAACGATTGGAGCGCAGGGTATGCGGTCCGGCAGAGCCGGATGTGTCCCGGGTGAGAAAAATGTATCGGATTCAGATATTAATTAAGGCAGAGCAAGGACTCTCCCTGTCAAAGTTGAAAATATTTTTGAAACAAAAATGTGATGAATTGGCAAAAACTCCCGTGGGTAAGGGGGTGCGGGTTTATTTTGATGTCGATCCTTTGTAA
- a CDS encoding AAA family ATPase: MNTVDIKALNERIQQESSFVDMISMEMNKVIVGQKHLVEGLMIGMLSNGHILLEGVPGLAKTLAINTLAHIINAKFSRIQFTPDLLPADVIGTMIYSQKREEFVVKKGPIFANFILADEINRAPAKVQSALLEAMQERQVTIGDMTYKLEEPFLVMATQNPIEQEGTYPLPEAQVDRFMLKVVIDYPKKDEEKLIVRQNLEKIYPQSNTILQPEDILRAREVVKEVYLDEKIEKYIVDIVFATRYPQEHGLEKFVSMIAYGASPRASISLAKAAQAYAFIKRRGYVIPEDVRAVCHDVLRHRIGLSYEAEANNLTSEDIISEILNTVEVP, translated from the coding sequence ATGAATACGGTTGATATCAAAGCATTGAACGAGCGCATACAACAAGAGAGTTCTTTTGTGGATATGATTAGCATGGAGATGAACAAAGTGATCGTTGGACAGAAACACTTGGTGGAAGGACTGATGATCGGTATGCTTTCTAATGGACATATTTTGTTGGAGGGGGTTCCCGGTTTGGCGAAGACCTTGGCGATAAATACACTAGCACATATTATTAATGCTAAATTTAGTCGAATCCAGTTTACCCCGGATTTGTTGCCGGCCGATGTTATCGGTACGATGATTTATTCTCAGAAGAGAGAAGAGTTTGTGGTAAAGAAGGGACCGATTTTTGCAAACTTTATTCTGGCGGATGAGATTAACCGAGCTCCGGCAAAGGTGCAATCGGCTTTGTTGGAGGCCATGCAGGAACGTCAAGTGACTATCGGGGATATGACTTATAAGTTGGAAGAGCCATTTTTGGTCATGGCAACCCAGAACCCGATCGAGCAGGAAGGTACTTATCCTCTTCCCGAGGCTCAGGTTGACCGTTTCATGTTGAAAGTGGTGATTGATTACCCGAAAAAAGATGAAGAAAAGTTGATTGTTCGTCAAAATTTGGAGAAAATCTATCCCCAATCTAACACGATCTTGCAGCCGGAAGATATTTTAAGGGCTCGTGAAGTGGTGAAGGAGGTTTACTTGGACGAGAAGATCGAGAAATATATTGTTGATATCGTGTTTGCAACCCGTTATCCGCAAGAGCATGGTTTGGAGAAATTTGTTTCCATGATTGCTTACGGGGCATCGCCTCGTGCTAGTATCAGTTTGGCTAAGGCTGCACAGGCATACGCTTTCATCAAGCGTCGCGGATATGTGATTCCGGAAGATGTCCGTGCTGTTTGTCACGATGTTTTGCGTCATCGTATCGGTTTAAGCTACGAGGCAGAAGCCAACAATTTAACTAGTGAGGATATTATCAGTGAAATTCTGAATACGGTTGAAGTGCCTTAG
- a CDS encoding DUF58 domain-containing protein yields METSDLLKRVRQIEIKTRGLSSNIFAGEYHTAFKGRGMTFSEVRAYQYGDDIRSIDWNVTARYNHPYVKIFEEERELTVMLLIDVSASRNFGSVSKLKKNQITEIAAVLAFSAIQNNDKIGVIFFSDRIEKFIPPKKGRTHILHIIRELVDFYPEHKETNISVALQYLTNAIKKRCTCFLISDFMDDHDFEHPLIIANKKHDVVALQLYDRREKILPPVGMMYLTDAETGESVWVDTSDKKVRDEFEAYGIERDKELDRIFKHAGVDMASISADEDYVRALITLFKKRGAGY; encoded by the coding sequence GTGGAGACTTCAGATTTATTAAAACGTGTCAGGCAGATAGAGATAAAGACTCGGGGATTATCGAGCAATATCTTCGCGGGGGAGTATCACACGGCTTTTAAAGGTCGGGGAATGACGTTTAGCGAGGTGCGAGCTTATCAATACGGGGATGATATCCGGAGTATTGACTGGAACGTGACCGCTCGTTACAACCATCCTTATGTGAAGATATTCGAGGAAGAACGTGAGTTGACGGTGATGCTGTTGATTGATGTGAGTGCCTCGCGTAATTTCGGCTCGGTATCGAAATTGAAAAAGAATCAGATTACCGAGATTGCGGCCGTGCTGGCTTTCTCTGCTATCCAGAACAACGATAAGATTGGCGTGATCTTCTTTTCTGACCGGATTGAGAAATTTATTCCGCCCAAGAAGGGACGAACACATATTTTGCATATCATTCGGGAATTGGTGGATTTTTATCCGGAGCACAAGGAAACGAATATTTCTGTAGCGTTGCAATATTTGACAAATGCTATTAAGAAGCGGTGTACTTGTTTTTTGATTTCCGATTTCATGGACGATCACGATTTCGAACACCCGTTGATTATTGCCAATAAGAAGCATGATGTGGTGGCTTTGCAATTATATGATCGGAGAGAGAAGATATTGCCTCCTGTCGGGATGATGTACTTGACGGATGCTGAGACGGGAGAAAGTGTTTGGGTGGATACTTCCGATAAGAAAGTGCGGGACGAGTTCGAGGCGTATGGTATCGAGCGTGACAAAGAGCTGGATCGGATATTCAAACACGCCGGTGTCGATATGGCATCTATCAGCGCTGATGAAGATTACGTGAGAGCATTGATCACGTTATTCAAGAAAAGAGGGGCCGGGTATTAA
- a CDS encoding vWA domain-containing protein, whose amino-acid sequence MFGYEFANPEYFWLLLVLIPMIVWYIFKEKRSHADLKFSSIRVFKQMKRGSRIWLRHLLFAARVLAILFLVLALARPQSSTSWQTYNSEGIDIMLALDISGSMLARDFTPDRLEAAKEVATKFILERPQDRIGLVVFSGESFTQSPLTTDQAVLVNVMKDIHSGMIEDGTAIGLGLANAVNRLKDSKAKSKVIILLTDGVNNRGAIAPITAAELAKTFGIRVYTIGVGSLGEAPYPVQTPFGTQLQRMPVEIDEDILTQIANMTGGKYFRATDNKKLEQIYQEIDQLEKSKVEVKHFSRKNEQYFYFALIGALLLIVEALGRYTLLRKIP is encoded by the coding sequence ATGTTTGGATATGAATTTGCAAATCCCGAGTACTTTTGGTTGTTGTTGGTGCTGATACCAATGATTGTCTGGTACATATTCAAGGAGAAACGCTCGCATGCTGATTTGAAGTTTTCTTCAATTCGGGTGTTCAAGCAAATGAAACGGGGAAGTCGGATCTGGTTACGCCATTTGTTGTTTGCAGCTCGGGTTTTGGCCATTCTATTTTTGGTTCTGGCGTTGGCTAGACCGCAATCCAGCACGAGTTGGCAGACCTATAATAGCGAGGGGATTGATATTATGTTGGCATTGGATATTTCCGGTAGTATGTTAGCACGAGATTTTACTCCCGACCGTTTGGAAGCAGCCAAGGAGGTGGCAACTAAGTTTATATTGGAACGTCCTCAGGATCGTATCGGGTTGGTTGTTTTTAGTGGGGAAAGTTTCACACAAAGTCCTTTGACAACGGATCAAGCCGTGTTAGTCAACGTGATGAAGGATATTCATAGCGGGATGATTGAGGATGGAACGGCCATTGGTCTTGGGTTGGCGAACGCAGTGAATCGTTTGAAAGATAGTAAGGCGAAATCCAAGGTGATAATTCTTTTGACGGATGGAGTTAATAACCGAGGGGCAATTGCACCGATAACAGCGGCAGAATTGGCAAAAACTTTTGGCATCCGGGTTTACACGATCGGGGTCGGATCTTTAGGCGAGGCTCCCTATCCCGTGCAGACACCTTTTGGGACGCAATTGCAGCGTATGCCGGTTGAGATAGATGAGGATATATTGACCCAGATTGCCAATATGACGGGTGGTAAATATTTCCGGGCAACAGATAACAAGAAACTGGAGCAAATTTATCAGGAGATTGATCAATTAGAGAAGAGTAAAGTAGAAGTGAAACATTTCAGTCGTAAGAATGAACAGTATTTCTATTTTGCTTTGATCGGGGCTTTGTTACTGATCGTGGAGGCTTTAGGTCGATATACGTTATTGAGGAAAATCCCTTAA
- a CDS encoding VWA domain-containing protein, with product MFRFAHPELLYLLIIIPLLIVFYVVARIRKKKAIAEFGSPELLATLMPLQSYKRETLKFVLVLIALFFVILGVAGPQFGSKLQQVKKEGVELIIALDVSNSMMAQDIKPSRLDAAKQAISRMVEKLSDDKVGLIVFAGDAYVQLPITTDYSSAKLFLSGINTDIVPIQGTAIGTAIDLAAKSFTPDTEASKAIIVITDGENHQDDAVAAARAAREKGIYVHTIGMGLAQGGPIPEKGNPGQYMRDGSGNPIISKLDEETLKEIAKAGEGIFVRASNSNVGLNTLLDEIDRMDKTLLEERVFSDYAEKYQYFLIMALIFVLLDFMVLGRKNKNFLKINIFGSETKNVETNR from the coding sequence ATGTTTAGATTTGCACATCCTGAATTATTATACTTGCTGATTATTATACCCTTGTTAATTGTTTTTTACGTGGTAGCAAGGATTCGGAAGAAAAAAGCGATTGCTGAATTTGGGAGTCCTGAATTATTGGCGACATTGATGCCATTGCAATCTTATAAGCGGGAGACGTTGAAGTTTGTGCTTGTTCTGATAGCTTTGTTTTTCGTCATTCTTGGGGTTGCAGGTCCTCAATTCGGGTCAAAATTGCAGCAGGTAAAGAAAGAGGGCGTGGAGTTGATTATTGCATTGGATGTGTCGAATTCCATGATGGCGCAGGATATAAAACCTAGTCGGTTGGACGCGGCAAAACAAGCTATTTCCCGCATGGTGGAAAAATTGAGTGATGATAAAGTCGGGTTGATCGTGTTTGCAGGGGATGCTTACGTGCAATTGCCGATCACGACGGATTATTCTTCAGCTAAGTTGTTTTTATCGGGAATTAACACCGATATTGTCCCGATACAGGGTACGGCGATAGGAACGGCAATAGACTTGGCTGCCAAATCATTCACCCCGGACACGGAGGCTTCGAAAGCGATTATCGTGATCACGGATGGAGAAAATCATCAGGATGATGCGGTTGCCGCGGCTAGAGCAGCCCGGGAGAAAGGTATTTATGTACACACGATCGGGATGGGGTTGGCACAAGGAGGACCGATTCCAGAAAAGGGAAATCCGGGACAATACATGAGAGATGGAAGTGGTAACCCGATCATCTCCAAGTTGGACGAGGAGACGTTGAAGGAGATAGCCAAGGCCGGAGAGGGGATATTCGTGCGGGCAAGCAATTCGAACGTGGGGCTAAACACGTTGTTGGATGAGATTGATCGAATGGATAAGACGTTGTTGGAAGAGCGGGTGTTTAGTGATTATGCTGAAAAATATCAGTATTTTTTGATTATGGCGTTGATATTCGTGTTGCTAGATTTTATGGTATTGGGCCGTAAAAACAAGAATTTCTTGAAGATCAATATATTTGGAAGCGAGACGAAAAATGTTGAAACGAATCGGTAA